Proteins from a single region of Fusobacteriaceae bacterium:
- a CDS encoding 4Fe-4S binding protein, protein MKRQIIKINEELCNGCGACAAACHEGAIAMVDGKARLIRDDYCDGLGNCLPVCPTGAITFEEREAAAFDEKAVREKSAPLACGCPGTMARVVAGPEPGEACGIGAEADIPSELRQWPVQIRLVPAKAPYFEHADLLVAADCTAFAFGNFHREFLRGRRLVIGCPKLDPVDYAEKLTEIFKANEIRSVTVLRMEVPCCRGIEAAVREAIQRSGKILPAAVGVVSIEGEITQS, encoded by the coding sequence ATGAAAAGACAAATCATCAAAATCAATGAAGAACTGTGCAACGGTTGCGGCGCCTGCGCCGCGGCCTGTCATGAGGGGGCCATCGCCATGGTTGACGGAAAGGCGCGGCTCATCCGGGACGATTACTGTGACGGGCTGGGAAACTGCCTGCCTGTCTGCCCCACGGGCGCCATTACTTTTGAGGAAAGAGAGGCGGCGGCCTTCGACGAAAAAGCGGTACGGGAAAAGTCCGCTCCGCTTGCTTGCGGCTGCCCCGGGACCATGGCCCGGGTTGTGGCGGGTCCCGAGCCCGGAGAAGCCTGCGGGATCGGTGCGGAAGCGGATATTCCGAGCGAGCTTCGCCAGTGGCCCGTGCAGATTCGGCTCGTCCCGGCGAAAGCTCCTTATTTTGAACATGCGGATCTCTTGGTCGCGGCCGATTGCACCGCTTTTGCCTTCGGGAATTTTCACAGAGAGTTCCTGCGCGGTCGCCGATTGGTGATCGGTTGTCCAAAACTGGATCCCGTGGATTACGCCGAAAAACTGACGGAAATCTTCAAGGCCAACGAGATCCGCAGCGTCACGGTCCTCCGGATGGAAGTTCCCTGCTGCCGGGGCATCGAGGCCGCGGTCCGGGAAGCAATCCAGCGGAGCGGAAAAATCCTTCCCGCAGCCGTCGGCGTCGTCTCCATAGAAGGCGAGATTACGCAATCCTGA